One Arthrobacter sp. B3I4 genomic window, CAGGTCGGGCCGGTCCAGCACGGCACCGGCTTCGGCCAGGGCTGCCACGGCGAGCCCGTTCCAGCCGGCCACCACCTTGTCGTCACGGGCGGGCTGCGGCCGCACCGCACGGGCAGCGCGCAGCACCGGCCGCACCCGTTCCCACAGCTCGCTGTCCGGTCCCTGGAGCCGGCGCCCCGGGTGCAGCGGGGACCCGGCCTCGGAGACCGTGCCGCGGGCCCGGACGTTCATCATCCGCGCGACGGCGGCGCCGTCGTCCTCCCCCAGCAGCTTCGCGAGTTCGGCGGGGGTCCACAGGTAGCTGGCGCCTTCAAAGTGTTCCCCGTCCACCACCGTGTCGGCGTCGAGGGACGAGGCCAGCGCCGCCGGCTTTCCGTCTGCTCCGGGCAGCCCCAGGGCGCTGAGCATCCAGTCCGCGGTGCCGCCGGCGACGGCCGCTGCCTCCTCGGCCGGGTAAACGCCGGTGCCGCCGAGCCGGACCCAGTGGACGTAGCCGCGCAGCAGCTGGGCATTGTCGTAGAGCATCTTCTCGAAGTGCGGGACGGACCAGTCTCCGGTCACGGAGTACCGGGCAAAGCCGCCCTCGAGCAGGTCAAACAGGGCCGAGCGGGCCATCGCGGCCAGTGTGCGGGCGGCGAGGTCCTGCGCGTCGCGAGAGGTCCCGGAGGGCGCGGCGGCGTGCCGGATCAGGAACTCCAGCACTGCCGACGGCGGGAATTTGGGCGCGGTCCCGAAGCCGCCGGCGGCGTCCTCGGAGCGGGCCAGCGCGCGCACCGCCTCGGCGAGCAGCGCCGGGTCCAGCTCCGGCGCCGGTCCGTCGACGCGGACCGCGGCGCCGGCCTGGGCAGCGGCGATGCCCCGCGCCAGCGCATCTGCGTTCTCCTCGATGGCGCTGCGCCGCTCCAGCCACGCTTCGTGGACCGCTTCCAGCAGCTGGCGGAAGGAGGGCCGTCCGGGCATCGGCCGGGGCGGATAGTAGGTACCGGCGTGGAAAGCCCGGCCGTCAGGGAGCAGGAAGACCGACATCGGCCAGCCGCCTTCGCCGCTGATGGCCTGGGTCGCGGCCATGTAGACGGCATCGACGTCGGGACGCTCCTCCCGGTCCACCTTCACGGAAACGAAATTCGCGTTCAGGAACTCGGCGGTGGCGGGGTCTTCGAAGGATTCGCGGGCCATGACATGGCACCAGTGGCACGCCGCGTAGCCGATCGACAGGAAGACCGGAACGTCGCGGGCCGCGGCCATGGCGAAGGCGTCATCGCCGAAGGGGCGCCAGTGCACCGGGTTCCCGGCGTGCTGGCGGAGGTAGGCGGAGGGTTCCCCGCCCAGGGCGTTCGCCCCGGACGAGTCGTTGGCGGAGCCGGGCTCAGCGGCTCCCGGTTCCGGCGTCACGTTCGGCTTCCTCGGCGGCGGCGCGCTCCTCCTCCACCTGCGCCCGGTACCGGACGCGGCGGATCCGGCGCACCATGTCCACGATCAGCAAGGCCGTGAGGACCACAATGAACGCGGTCAGCAGGAACCCCAGCAGGCCGGGCGTAACCTGGCTCGGGTCCAGCCCGGGGCGCAATGACGGCGACGGGGCGGGCGCCGGGGAAGTCGCCAGGGCGACGAGCAACGAATGCACGGTGGAAACCTTCTATGGGGAGCTTGTCCTGCAGGCCTTCAACGCCGCTCTTCTACGCGGAATAGAAGTTCCTGCTGGATCTATCTTAGCCCGGCAAAGAAGTCGGTCTCAGGCAGCTCTGTGGGGATCTTGGACTGGATGAGCGAGTAGTCCTCCCACGGCCACGTCTGGCGCTGCAGGGCCGGCGACACGGCGAAGAAGAAGCCTTCCGGGTCGATCTGGGTGCGGTGGGCGCGCAGGGCGTCGTCGCGGGCTTCGAAGAAGTCCCCGCACTGGATCTGGGTGGTGGTTTCGTGGGTGGGGGCCGGCGGCGTGTGGCCCTCGGCGTCTGCCTCGAGCCAGGCGGCGATCCGTTCGGCGTACGGCGACTGCAGCCCGGCTTCCTCCAGGGCGTAGTGCAGGGCCCGGAAGCGTTCCGGGCTGAACGCGCGGTCGTAGTAGAGCTTGCTGGGTTCCCAGGCCTCGCCCGTTCCCGGGTACCGCGCGGGGTCGCCGGCGGCTTCGAAAGCCTCCACCGCGACCCGGTGCGCCATGATGTGGTCCGGGTGGGGGTAGCCGCCGTTCTCGTCGTAGCTCAGGATGACCTGGGGCTTGAACGCGCGGACCAGCCGGACCAGCGGCGCGGCTGCCCGCTCCAAGGGCAGCGTGGCGAAGGACCCTGGGGGCAGCGGCGGCAACGGGTCCCCCTCCGGCAGGCCGGAGTCAACGAAGCCGAGCCACCGCTGCCGGATGCCCAGGACGCTGGCGGCGTTGTTCATTTCCAGCCGGCGGGCGCCGGCCATGTCCCGTTTGGGATGCGGCGCGGATTCCATGGCGGGGTTCTGGATGTCGCCGCGTGAACCGTCCGTGCAGGTGGCGACCAGAACGTCGACGCCGGCGGCGGCGTACATGGCCATAGTCGCGGCGCCCTTGCTGGACTCATCGTCCGGGTGGGCGTGGACGGCGAGCAGCCGAAGCGGTGCCGACGGGCTGGGGGACGCTGTCATGGGCGGACGGCTCCTCTTTCTTCTGCGGGTTTCGTACTGCGGAGATCTTTGCTGCGGCTGGAGCTGGACGAGGCGGAGCGGTAGTGCGGAACTGCCGCTGCCCGATCCACACTAAACTGGACTGGTGACTTCCGAGGACCAGCCCGCCGCGCCCGCGCCGGCCCCCACCAGCCTAGCCAATCGCTACGGCCGTCAAAAGCGCGCGCTTGGAGGTAAGGCGAAGCGCAATATCGTGATCGTGGCCCTCGCCGCCGGGATCGGCTTCCTGGCCTGGGTGTCGACGTCGGGCGCCGCCGAGTCCGTCAGCTTCAAGGACGTCGGTTACAGCACCCCCGACGCCACGCTCGCCGAGATCGACTTTCAGGTCACCAAGAATCCGGACACGGCTGCCAAGTGTGCGGTCAAGGCCCTCGATGCCAAGTTCGCCGTGGTCGGCTGGAAGGTCGTGGATATCGGCCCCAACGCGGCCGACGCCGGCACCGACGGCGGCCACACCACGGTGCACCGGGAGAAGGTCCGCACGGAGACGCAATCCGTGTCCGCCGTCGTCGACAGCTGCTGGATTCCGGACCGCGCCAAGTAACGTTTGCCACCCACCGGCGTCCGCCCGGGCGTAACACGGTGTGATCTGCGCCGCAGCGGTTCTTGGGTTTATCCACATCCTTTGCCTACAATGGACTAATACCCCTGCCCCGCTGAGCTGGTTACTGAGATCCATAAGTGGCCACCGTGGCGGGGTCTTTGCTTGTTTGACCAGCTTGTTTGACCACCAAAAGGAGAAGTCCGTGTCGACCACCAACAGCGCAACTGCAGCTTGGCTTACCCAGGAAGCTTTTGACCGCCTGAAGGCAGAGCTGGACCACCTCTCCGGCGCCGGCCGTGCAGACATTGTTCAGAAGATCGAAGCTGCCCGCCAGGAAGGCGACCTCAAGGAGAACGGTGGCTACCACGCCGCCAAGGAGGAGCAGGGCAAGATCGAGGCGCGGATCCGCCAGCTGACCGTCCTGCTGCGCGACGCGCACGTGGGCGCTGCCCCCGCAGACGACGGCATCGTGGAGCCCGGCATGCTCGTGGTTGCGCGGATCGCCGGCGACGAAGAGACGTTCCTGCTCGGCTCCCGGGAAATCGCCGGTGACTCCGATCTGGATGTCTTCAGCGAGAAGTCCCCGCTCGGTGCCGCCATCGTCGGCCACAAGGAAGGCGACAAGCTCAGCTACACCGCCCCCAACGGCAAGGACATTTCGGTGGAGATTCTCTCCGCCAAGCCTTACGCAGGCTGACTCCCGCGCAGCCCTGACGCCGGCCCTTCCCCGCAGCGGGAGGGCCGGCGTCGATGTTTAACCGCGTTCCCGGAAGAAGGTCAGAAGTTCCCGGCGTTCCGGACGTCCCGCCGGGCCGGGCGCAGCAGCAACGCCGCAACTATCCCGCCGGCAGCGCCGCCGAGGTGCGCCTGCCAGGAAATGTAGCCGGCGAAGGTGGGCAGCACGCCGAAAAGGATGCCGCCATAGGCCAGGAAAAGCACCACGGAGAGCAGGATCTGGCCCCAGTGGCGGTTGATGAAGCCGCGGACCAGCAGGAATGCGAACAGGCCGAAGACCAGCCCGGAAGCTCCGACGGTGACGTTGTCGCCGATCAGCCAGACCGTGGCCCCGGAGCCGAGCCAACTCGAGGCCAGCGCGGTCAGGAAGACCCGCAACCCGGACAGGAAGACCAGGAACCCAAAGATGATCAGCGGCAGGGTGTTGGAGAGCAGGTGGCCCAGGTTGGCGTGCAGCAGGGGAAACGTCAGTACGTCCAGGAGCCCGTCCGGGCTCCGCGGGCGCAGCCCGAAGGTCCGGTTCAGCGAGTGCAGCATCAGCGTATTGAGGATCTCGACCGCGTAGAGCAGCAGCACGAAGCAGCCCACCACCAGCAGGCCCTGGCGGGCCCGGGCGGCGGGAGTGTCGCGGCGCCGCTCCCCCTTGGGCGCTTCGAGCACGGCGGCCGCCTAGTGCACCACGATCGGCTGGAAGCCCTCGGCGCGGAGCGCACCGAGGACCTGTTCGCAGTGCTCGTGGCCCTTGGTTTCGAGGTTGATCGTGATGGAGACGTCGCCCATGCTGATCGAGCCGCCCACCCGGGTGTGGTCCAGGCCGGTGACGTTCGCGTCGTTCTCGGCAATGATCCGGGCGATGGTCGCGAGCGAACCGGGCCGGTCATCGAGCATCATCCGCACCGTCATGTAGCGGCCGGCGGCGGAGAGGCCGCGCTGGATCACTTTGAGCATGAGCATCGGGTCGATATTGCCGCCGGAGAGCACGACGGCGGTGGTCCCCGGGTTTTCGATCTTGCCCTCCAGCAGGGCGGCCACGCCGACGGCGCCGGCCGGCTCGACCACCATCTTGGCCCGCTCCAGCAGGAAGATCAGGGCCCGGGCCAGCGCATCTTCGCTGACCGTGACGACGTCGTCGACAAGTTCGCGGATGATGCTGAAGGGCAGCTGTCCCGGACGGCCCACGGCGATGCCGTCGGCCATGGTGGACACGCGCTTGAGCGGTACGAGCGCGTCAGCGGCGAGGGAGGGCGGATAGGCGGCGGCGTTCTCGGCCTGCACACCGATGATTCTGATCTCCCGGCCAAGCTCCTTGGCCCTGGCCTTGACCGCAACGGCGACGCCGGCCAGCAGACCGCCGCCGCCGACCCCCATCAGGATGGTGTCGACGGACGGGATCTGCTCGAGGATCTCGAGTCCGACCGTGCCCTGCCCGGCGACGATGTCGACGTCGTCGAACGGGTGCACGAAGACGGCGCCGGTCTCATCGGCGTAGCGCTTGGCCTCGGCCAGGGCCTCGTCGACGTTGTGGCCGTGCAGCACCACCTCAGCGCCGTGGCTGCGGGTGGCAGCCAGCTTCGGCAGGGCAACGCCCAGCGGCATGTAGATGCGCGCCTTGATCCCCAGCGCCTTTGCCGCCACTGCCACACCCTGGGCGTGGTTGCCGGCCGAGGCGGCGACCACTCCGCGTTTTTTCTCCTCGGCGGAAAGCTTCGCCATCCGAACGTACGCACCGCGGACTTTGAAGGAGCCCGCACGCTGCAGGTTCTCGCACTTGAAGTAGACTTCCCCGCCGGCCAGGGCGCCGAGGGCGCGGGACGATTCGACCGGGGTTCGGGTAATAATCCCGTCGAGCAGCTTCTGCGCCTCCAGGACATCGTCCAGCGTGACGGGCAGGCTCTCGAGGGTGTTCACGAATTAGTCTCCTTTGGGGTTTCCGGCGTCGGCGCCGGGGAGGCGGGCCTCCCTGATACTTGGGTCCTCGCCGGCGCCGGCGAGTGCAGGGGCCTGCTGCCAGCCCGCGGCTGCCAGCTCTCCATCATGTTCCCACGTTCGGGCGGCGATGTACCGAATCGACGAGTTTGCTACGGCGAGGATCGGCACGGAGAACAAAGCGCCCGGAATGCCGGCCAGGTAGGAGCCGGCAGCCACGGACAGGATGACGGCGACCGGGTGGAGGGAAACCGCACGGCCCATGATGAGCGGCTGCAGGATGTGGCTCTCGAGCTGCTGGACCAGCAGCACAATGCCGAGCATGATGAGCGCGTTGACGGGCCCGTTGGCTACCAGGGCCAGCAGCACGGCGATGACGCCGGTCACGAGCGCGCCGACCACGGGGATGAAGGAACCGATAAAGACCAGCACACCGAGCGGCAGCGCCAGCGGCACGCCGATGATTGCGGCGCCGACGCCGATCCCCAGGGCGTCCACGGCCGCGACGAGCATCTGGATCCGGGTGTAGCTGACCATGGACTTCCAGCCCCGCCGGCCGGCCCCGTCGAAGCCCGGACGGGCCCGCCGCGGCATCAGACGGACCAGGAAGCGCCAGATCCGCTGGCCTTCGAGGAGGAAAAAGATCGTGACGAACAAGGCGATCAGCAGGCCGGCGGCAAAGTGGCCGGCGGTGCTGCCGAAGTTCAGCGCCCCGCTGACGATGCTGCTGCTGTTGTTCTGAAGTGCGTTGGCCGCTTCTTTGACGTAGGTGTCGATTTCGGCCGCCGAGAGGTGCAGCGGGCCCTCGCCAAGCCAGTCCTGGACCTGCTGCACGCCGGTGAGCGCCTGGCCCCACAGCTCGCTGAAACCTGTGGTCAGCTGGCGGCCCACCAGGGTCAGCGCGCCGCCGACGAGGCCGATGAAGCCGAGGATGGTGATGGCCACGGCGGCTCCGTTGGGAACTTTGCGCTTGCGGAGCCAGTGCGTGACGGGGCTGAGCAGCCCGGCCAGCAGCGCGGCCACCATCACCGGGATGATCAGGAACGTGATCTTGCTGAGCAGCCAGATCAACGCGCCGGTCACGAGCAGGATTAGACCGATCCGCCAGGCCCATTCGGCCGCGATGCGCACGCCGTACGGAATGTCCTCTTCCTGCAGCTTCCGGCCGCTGCGGGCCGCCTGGGCCGGAAGCGGCACGCCGGTGCGGGCTGGCACGGGTGCGGCGCCCGGGACCGTGGCGGCCGCCGCGCCGTTTGCTGCGGCGGGCGTCGTGCCGGTTGCCGCGGGCGGGGCGGAGAGCTCCGGGGCGGCGTATCCGGGGAGTTGGGAGTCGGGGCGGGTGGCGGCGTCCTCAGCTGGCGTCATTTACCCATGATTCACCAGCGCGGCCGCTAAAGGAAACGCAGCAGCCGCCCGGGGCACTGAACCGCCGACGCCACCACTGCCGAAGGCGTTCCCGGCGGACTACCCTTCCAGCGCGGCGGTGATGCCCCAGGTCATGGTGAAGGACTCCCCCGGCGGCAGCCAGCCCAGCCCGTCGCCGCTGTTGAAGGCGTTGGCCGGGCCGGTCATCGGCTCCAGCGCCACGGCTTTGGTCCGGCCGGGCAGCCGGTCGGTGACGAACACGTGGGTATAGCGGCAGTGCGCATCCTGCCAGAGGCTCACGCTCCGCCCGTCCGGCGCCCGAAGGGTGCTGTGGGCGATGCCGCCATCGTCAAAGTCCAGGTCCGTGTAGGCACAGTCCAGGTCCAGCGTCCCGGCCAGCACTCCGGAACGGAGATCGAAGTGGCCGCTGACCGGTTCGGTGCTGCGCGGGATTTGGCGCTCGTCCGTCACCAGCCGGGTGCGTCCGCTGGCTGTCACGGTCAGGTCCTCGCTGGGAACGTCGCCGAGGCGCAGGTACGGGTGTGCGCCGAGGACGAACGGAGCCGGCTCTGCACAATCGTTGACCAGTGTCTGCCGGACCGTGAGGCCCAGGCCGGTCTCCAGTTCGTAGCGCACCCGGTGGCGCAGCAGGAACGGGTAGCCGTGCTGCGGAAAAATGGCCGCTTCAAGCGTCACGGAGAATTCCGATTCGTCCACCAGGGTGTACGAGGCGTTGCGCAGCAGCCCGTGGCTGGCGTTGTTGCGGGACACCTCGGTGATGTCGAGTTGCTGCTTCTTCCCGTTCAGGTACCAGACCCCGTCCTCCACCCGGTTGGCCCAGGGCGCCAAGGTGATGCCGGCGGCTCCCGGAGAGATGTCTGCGTCCCCGTAGCTCTCCGTTAACTGGACCCCGGCACGGCTGTAGAGCCGCAGCCCGGCCGCGAGCTCGGTCACCACGGCGAGGGCATCGCCCCGGCGCAGTTCGTACTGCCGGCCGCTCGCGTAGCGTCTGGCGGAGGCGTCCGGCCCCGCCGGGACGGCGGACGCTGCGTCACGGGAAGCTGTGGCGGAAGTTGAGGGGTCCATGGGCACCACGGTACCCAACGCCGGGCCGGACCGTCACCGGCGGGGCTTTGCCGGATTCTCCCGAAGTCTGATCGAATGATGGAATGCCCGCCACCAGCATCACCCGAAGCACCCTCGCAGACGGCCGGGAGCTCTTCTATTTTGCTGATGCTCCGGCCAGCGGACCCGACTCTTCGGCGAGCGCCGGCCGAGCAACCATGTTGGCCGCTTTCACGGACCGCCGCGAACTGGGCGGGCGTTCGTCCGCCGGTGAGTTGCGGTTTGATGCGCTGACCGGCGAATGGGTGGCCGTTGCGGCGCACCGGCAGTCCCGGACGCACCTGCCGCCGGCCGATCAGTGCCCGCTGTGTCCCAGCACCCCGGAAAACCTGTCGGAGATCCCCGCGCCGGGTTACGACGTCGTCGTCTTTGAAAACCGCTTCCCCTCCCTTGGCCCCGACGTCGGGATGCTCCCGGAGCAGCCGGGATGGGGAACCAGCGTGCCGGCCTCCGGGCGCTGCGAGGTGGTCTCCTTCACGCCGGAGCACACCGGTTCCTTCAGCGGCCTCAGTGATACCCGGGCCCGCACCGTGGTGGAGGCGTGGGCGGAACGGACCGCGGCGCTCAGCGCGCTGCCCGGTGTCCGCCAGGTCTTTCCGTTCGAGAACCGCGGCGCCGAGATCGGCGTCACCCTGCACCATCCACACGGCCAGATCTACGCCTACCCGTATCTGCCGCCGCGCGCCGCCGTGCTTGCCGCTGCCGCCCGGAAGCACTACGACGACGCCGGGGGCCGGGAGACGCTGACCGGTTCACTGCTGCGGGCCGAACGGGAAGACGGCAGCCGGATGGTGCTGGAAGGGAAGCACTTCAGCGCCTACGTTCCCTTCGCTGCGCGCTGGCCGCTTGAAGTCCATCTGGTTCCGCACCGGCAGGTCGCCGACCTCGCAGGGCTGGACGGCGAGGAACGGGATGAACTGGCGCGGCTGTACCTGGATCTACTGCGGCGGCTGGACGCCCTCTACCCCACCCCCACGCCGTACATCGCGGCTTGGCAGCAGGCGCCGCTGGACCGGCTGCTCCGCCCCGCCGGCTACCTCCACCTGCAATTGACCTCGCCCCGCCGCGCGGCGGACAAGCTGAAATACCTGGCCGGCTCCGAGGCCGCCATGGGCGCCTTTATTAACGACACCACCCCGGAGGAAGTGGCGGCCCGGCTTCGCGCTGCGGCAGCGACCTCTCCGGCCCGCACGGGAGGCGGCAATCCATGAGCAATTCCTCCGGCACCGGCACTCCGGCCCTGGACCTGGACGAACTCCGGTCACGGTTCACGGAGGTGTTCGGGGCGGTTCCCGACGGCGTCTGGCAGGCCCCCGGCCGGGTCAACCTGATCGGCGAGCACACCGACTACAACGAGGGCTTCGTGCTCCCCTTCGCCATCGACCGCACCGCCCGGGTGGCGGTCCGGTTCCGCGCCAACTCGGCCGTGCGGATGCTGTCCACCTTCGGGAACCAGGGACTGACGACGGCGGATGCGCATGTTCTCGACCCCGCGACCGCGAGGGGCTGGACCAAGTACCCGTTGGGAGTGCTGTGGGCGCTGCAGCAGCGCGGACTGGACGTCCCCGGCCTGGACCTGTTGCTTGACTCCGACGTGCCGCGCGGCGCCGGCCTGTCCTCCTCGCACGCCATCGAATGCGCCGCCATCCTGGCCGTCAACGAACTCGCGGGCGGCGGGCTCAGCGCGCACGACATGGTCCAGGCCACCCAGCGCGCGGAGAACGACTTCGTCGGGGCACCCACCGGAATCATGGACCAGTCGGCGTCGCTGCTGGGCGCTGCCGGGCACGCCGTGTTCCTCGACTGCCGGGACCAGGGCGTCCGGCTCGTGCCGTTCGACGCCGAAGCGTCTGGCCTGGTGCTGCTGGTTATCGACACCAAGGTCTCGCACTCACACTCCGACGGCGGCTACGCGGCCCGCCGCGCGTCCTGCGAACTGGGCGCCGACGTGCTCGGCGTGCAGGCGCTGCGCGACGTCGGTCTGGCGGACCTTGAGGAGGCCGCAGGCCTGCTGGATCCGGAGACGTTCCGCAGGGTCCGGCATGTCGTGACCGAGAACGACCGCGTATTGCAGGCCGTGGAGCTGCTGGAGCGCACCGGACCGGAGGCGATCGGCGGGCTGCTGGACGCCTCGCACGCCTCGATGCGGGACGATTTCG contains:
- a CDS encoding aldose 1-epimerase family protein: MDPSTSATASRDAASAVPAGPDASARRYASGRQYELRRGDALAVVTELAAGLRLYSRAGVQLTESYGDADISPGAAGITLAPWANRVEDGVWYLNGKKQQLDITEVSRNNASHGLLRNASYTLVDESEFSVTLEAAIFPQHGYPFLLRHRVRYELETGLGLTVRQTLVNDCAEPAPFVLGAHPYLRLGDVPSEDLTVTASGRTRLVTDERQIPRSTEPVSGHFDLRSGVLAGTLDLDCAYTDLDFDDGGIAHSTLRAPDGRSVSLWQDAHCRYTHVFVTDRLPGRTKAVALEPMTGPANAFNSGDGLGWLPPGESFTMTWGITAALEG
- a CDS encoding AI-2E family transporter, which gives rise to MTPAEDAATRPDSQLPGYAAPELSAPPAATGTTPAAANGAAAATVPGAAPVPARTGVPLPAQAARSGRKLQEEDIPYGVRIAAEWAWRIGLILLVTGALIWLLSKITFLIIPVMVAALLAGLLSPVTHWLRKRKVPNGAAVAITILGFIGLVGGALTLVGRQLTTGFSELWGQALTGVQQVQDWLGEGPLHLSAAEIDTYVKEAANALQNNSSSIVSGALNFGSTAGHFAAGLLIALFVTIFFLLEGQRIWRFLVRLMPRRARPGFDGAGRRGWKSMVSYTRIQMLVAAVDALGIGVGAAIIGVPLALPLGVLVFIGSFIPVVGALVTGVIAVLLALVANGPVNALIMLGIVLLVQQLESHILQPLIMGRAVSLHPVAVILSVAAGSYLAGIPGALFSVPILAVANSSIRYIAARTWEHDGELAAAGWQQAPALAGAGEDPSIREARLPGADAGNPKGD
- the galK gene encoding galactokinase; translation: MSNSSGTGTPALDLDELRSRFTEVFGAVPDGVWQAPGRVNLIGEHTDYNEGFVLPFAIDRTARVAVRFRANSAVRMLSTFGNQGLTTADAHVLDPATARGWTKYPLGVLWALQQRGLDVPGLDLLLDSDVPRGAGLSSSHAIECAAILAVNELAGGGLSAHDMVQATQRAENDFVGAPTGIMDQSASLLGAAGHAVFLDCRDQGVRLVPFDAEASGLVLLVIDTKVSHSHSDGGYAARRASCELGADVLGVQALRDVGLADLEEAAGLLDPETFRRVRHVVTENDRVLQAVELLERTGPEAIGGLLDASHASMRDDFEISCPELDLAVDTARSAGSIGSRMTGGGFGGSAIALAPAGAEQEVRDAVGRAFARAGYTAPDIFRVRPAAGARRLA
- a CDS encoding DUF4307 domain-containing protein translates to MTSEDQPAAPAPAPTSLANRYGRQKRALGGKAKRNIVIVALAAGIGFLAWVSTSGAAESVSFKDVGYSTPDATLAEIDFQVTKNPDTAAKCAVKALDAKFAVVGWKVVDIGPNAADAGTDGGHTTVHREKVRTETQSVSAVVDSCWIPDRAK
- the ilvA gene encoding threonine ammonia-lyase, translating into MNTLESLPVTLDDVLEAQKLLDGIITRTPVESSRALGALAGGEVYFKCENLQRAGSFKVRGAYVRMAKLSAEEKKRGVVAASAGNHAQGVAVAAKALGIKARIYMPLGVALPKLAATRSHGAEVVLHGHNVDEALAEAKRYADETGAVFVHPFDDVDIVAGQGTVGLEILEQIPSVDTILMGVGGGGLLAGVAVAVKARAKELGREIRIIGVQAENAAAYPPSLAADALVPLKRVSTMADGIAVGRPGQLPFSIIRELVDDVVTVSEDALARALIFLLERAKMVVEPAGAVGVAALLEGKIENPGTTAVVLSGGNIDPMLMLKVIQRGLSAAGRYMTVRMMLDDRPGSLATIARIIAENDANVTGLDHTRVGGSISMGDVSITINLETKGHEHCEQVLGALRAEGFQPIVVH
- the galT gene encoding galactose-1-phosphate uridylyltransferase, encoding MPATSITRSTLADGRELFYFADAPASGPDSSASAGRATMLAAFTDRRELGGRSSAGELRFDALTGEWVAVAAHRQSRTHLPPADQCPLCPSTPENLSEIPAPGYDVVVFENRFPSLGPDVGMLPEQPGWGTSVPASGRCEVVSFTPEHTGSFSGLSDTRARTVVEAWAERTAALSALPGVRQVFPFENRGAEIGVTLHHPHGQIYAYPYLPPRAAVLAAAARKHYDDAGGRETLTGSLLRAEREDGSRMVLEGKHFSAYVPFAARWPLEVHLVPHRQVADLAGLDGEERDELARLYLDLLRRLDALYPTPTPYIAAWQQAPLDRLLRPAGYLHLQLTSPRRAADKLKYLAGSEAAMGAFINDTTPEEVAARLRAAAATSPARTGGGNP
- a CDS encoding thioredoxin domain-containing protein; translated protein: MTPEPGAAEPGSANDSSGANALGGEPSAYLRQHAGNPVHWRPFGDDAFAMAAARDVPVFLSIGYAACHWCHVMARESFEDPATAEFLNANFVSVKVDREERPDVDAVYMAATQAISGEGGWPMSVFLLPDGRAFHAGTYYPPRPMPGRPSFRQLLEAVHEAWLERRSAIEENADALARGIAAAQAGAAVRVDGPAPELDPALLAEAVRALARSEDAAGGFGTAPKFPPSAVLEFLIRHAAAPSGTSRDAQDLAARTLAAMARSALFDLLEGGFARYSVTGDWSVPHFEKMLYDNAQLLRGYVHWVRLGGTGVYPAEEAAAVAGGTADWMLSALGLPGADGKPAALASSLDADTVVDGEHFEGASYLWTPAELAKLLGEDDGAAVARMMNVRARGTVSEAGSPLHPGRRLQGPDSELWERVRPVLRAARAVRPQPARDDKVVAGWNGLAVAALAEAGAVLDRPDLLDAAERIAGYLERVHWNPGQGQEPGLLVRVSHAGQARGIGGLLEDYAFCAEGLFALYAATGRSRWYAFAEALLAAACKRFAGDGTLRDTAGESSQVFNAQGRRAGTDPYDDATPSGAAAFAGVLLSYSALSGSAEHRAMAANILALLPPLAVRAPRAAGWLLATAQAALAGPLEAAVAGAATPERAALHRALLLTPSPGLVIAVQDTAAEPGAEATGSASAVVPLLRGRTAADAEPTAYLCRGMVCRLPVRTVAQLREQLASMAE
- the mca gene encoding mycothiol conjugate amidase Mca, with amino-acid sequence MTASPSPSAPLRLLAVHAHPDDESSKGAATMAMYAAAGVDVLVATCTDGSRGDIQNPAMESAPHPKRDMAGARRLEMNNAASVLGIRQRWLGFVDSGLPEGDPLPPLPPGSFATLPLERAAAPLVRLVRAFKPQVILSYDENGGYPHPDHIMAHRVAVEAFEAAGDPARYPGTGEAWEPSKLYYDRAFSPERFRALHYALEEAGLQSPYAERIAAWLEADAEGHTPPAPTHETTTQIQCGDFFEARDDALRAHRTQIDPEGFFFAVSPALQRQTWPWEDYSLIQSKIPTELPETDFFAGLR
- a CDS encoding rhomboid family intramembrane serine protease produces the protein MLEAPKGERRRDTPAARARQGLLVVGCFVLLLYAVEILNTLMLHSLNRTFGLRPRSPDGLLDVLTFPLLHANLGHLLSNTLPLIIFGFLVFLSGLRVFLTALASSWLGSGATVWLIGDNVTVGASGLVFGLFAFLLVRGFINRHWGQILLSVVLFLAYGGILFGVLPTFAGYISWQAHLGGAAGGIVAALLLRPARRDVRNAGNF
- the greA gene encoding transcription elongation factor GreA, which gives rise to MSTTNSATAAWLTQEAFDRLKAELDHLSGAGRADIVQKIEAARQEGDLKENGGYHAAKEEQGKIEARIRQLTVLLRDAHVGAAPADDGIVEPGMLVVARIAGDEETFLLGSREIAGDSDLDVFSEKSPLGAAIVGHKEGDKLSYTAPNGKDISVEILSAKPYAG